A window of Nicotiana tabacum cultivar K326 chromosome 24, ASM71507v2, whole genome shotgun sequence contains these coding sequences:
- the LOC107777572 gene encoding nuclear transport factor 2-like, with the protein MATQTSEHSADTVARAFVDQYYRILHMFIDQSYRFYKDESVLSWAQPDGELKSATTTDGIAEFIKSSHFKNSKVEVATIDSQVSAAGGFLVVVTATLIGQDESRKSFSQTFFLAPQEKGYFVLNDIFRFVGVVESSTVVTDKDEETASVAALEDKVEENVKAIESEVGENVNEVSEKSEAKVTTDDEVDNKPSVTSNETEQPVVETTSNAPKVTYASMMKMGRSAPPTNAPHRVVRVAANADLHPAPKKPQANGLLKAMASNSNGMPKAQEHNNNSDEEIECKSVYIGGLPTNTTSSELYTIVRQFGPVHSRDVQIKTYEEDGYCCGFVHFQDVVSARNAVQMHHIIVRGREAYIRFKRNKARGDRATSPSGRGGFRDGNGYDLRSRPESSEGRKGEGYQQNYRRRD; encoded by the exons atggcaactcaaacaTCGGAACACTCTGCTGATACTGTTGCTCGTGCTTTTGTTGATCAATACTACCGCATTCTACATATGTTTATCGACCAGTCCTATAGATTTTACAAGGATGAAAGTGTGTTAAGTTGGGCTCAGCCTGATGGTGAACTGAAATCCGCGACGACAACTGAT GGAATAGCTGAGTTTATCAAGTCATCTCACTTTAAGAATTCCAAGGTGGAAGTCGCGACGATTGACTCCCAAGTATCTGCTGCGGGAGGTTTTCTTGTGGTGGTTACAGCAACCTTGATCGGGCAAGACGAATCAAGAAAAAGTTTCTCTCAGACCTTTTTCCTCGCTCCACAGGAGAAAGGATACTTTGTGTTGAACGATATTTTTCGTTTTGTTGGCGTTGTAGAATCTTCAACGGTTGTCACAGATAAGGACGAGGAAACAGCTTCAGTTGCTGCTTTGG AAGACaaagttgaagaaaatgtgaaGGCTATTGAAAGCGAAGTTGGTGAAAATGTCAACGAGGTGTCTGAGAAATCAGAGGCTAAGGTTACAACTGATGACGAAGTTGACAACAAACCTTCAGTCACTTCGAATGAAACAGAACAACCCGTTGTTGAGACAACCTCGAATGCTCCTAAAGTTACCTATGCTTCAATG ATGAAGATGGGTAGGTCCGCGCCGCCAACCAATGCCCCACACAGGGTTGTAAGGGTTGCTGCAAATGCTGATCTCCATCCCGCGCCTAAGAAACCTCAAGCCAATGGCTTACTGAAGGCGATGGCTTCTAATTCGAATGGCATGCCTAAAGcacaagaacacaacaacaaTTCCGATGAAGAAATCGAGT GTAAATCGGTATATATTGGTGGCTTGCCAACCAACACAACAAGTAGCGAGCTCTACACGATCGTTAGACAATTTGGACCAGTTCACAGTCGTGACGTTCAAATCAAAACTTACGAGgag GACGGATATTGTTGTGGTTTCGTGCACTTTCAAGATGTTGTGTCTGCTCGTAATGCAGTTCAG ATGCATCATATAATTGTGAGGGGAAGAGAAGCTTATATAAGATTCAAGCGAAACAAAG CGCGCGGTGATAGGGCAACGTCTCCATCGGGTAGGGGTGGATTTCGCGATGGAAATGGTTATGACTTGCGAAGTCGGCCTGAAAGTTCCGAGGGACGAAAGGGAGAAGGTTACCAGCAGAACTACAGAAGGAGGGATTAG